One window of Cygnus atratus isolate AKBS03 ecotype Queensland, Australia chromosome 29, CAtr_DNAZoo_HiC_assembly, whole genome shotgun sequence genomic DNA carries:
- the ACVRL1 gene encoding serine/threonine-protein kinase receptor R3, with the protein MSQEACGGAMLALLTFSLGLAADELLCVCDVPHCSMPTCTGKVCFVSKRREDGRIAQHRGCFSTNLLENCRPHVMEQYGTRCCNSSMCNAELEIYLPGEEALEKAPSLSNLLLMIFVPLLALLVLAALTALFFWKLAQHRRERLLFKHSDLGDTDLMLKASLVGDSTLEDLLNDDCTTGSGSGLPFLVQRTVARQITLVECVGKGRYGEVWRGVWHGENVAVKIFSSRDEQSWFRETEIYNTVLLRHDNILGFIASDMTSRNSSTQLWLITHYHENGSLYDYLQRTALDVETCLGLAASIICGLVHLHVEIFGTQGKPAIAHRDLKSRNILVKSNRQCCIADLGLAVMHSQGSDYLDIGTNPRVGTKRYMAPEVLSEQIRTDCFESYKKTDIWAYGLVLWEITRRTAVNGIVEEYRPPFFDVVPSDPSFEDMKKVVCVDQQTPVIPNRLFSDSVLSALAKVMKECWYQSPSARLTALRIKKTLKKLHHSLDKPKQEC; encoded by the exons atgtcCCAAGAAGCCTGTGGCGGGGCCATGCTGGCGCTGCTGACCTTCTCCCTCGGCCTTGCTGCCG ACGAGCTGCTGTGCGTGTGCGACGTGCCGCACTGCAGCATGCCCACCTGCACGGGCAAGGTGTGCTTCGTCAGCAAGCGGCGGGAGGACGGGAGGATCGCCCAGCACCGGGGCTGCTTCTCCACCAACCTGCTGGAGAACTGCCGCCCACACGTGATGGAGCAGTACGGCACCAGGTGCTGCAACTCCAGCATGTGCAACGCCGAGCTGGAGATCTACCTGCCAG GAGAAGAAGCCCTGGAGAAGGCGCCGTCCCTGTCCAACCTCCTCCTGATGATCTTCGTCCCGCTGCTCGCGCTCCTCGTCCTCGCGGCGCTCACGGCGCTCTTCTTCTGGAAGCTGGCCCAGCACCGCCGCGAGAGGCTCCTCTTCAAGCACAGCGACCTGGGAGACACGGACCTCATGCTGAAGGCCTCCCTGGTGGGAGACAGCACGCTGGAG GACCTGCTGAACGACGACTGCACCACGGGCAGCGGCTCGGGGCTGCCCTTCCTCGTCCAGCGGACGGTGGCTCGGCAGATCACCCTCGTGGAGTGCGTGG GCAAAGGGCGCTACGGCGAGGTGTGGCGAGGCGTGTGGCATGGGGAGAACGTGGCCGTGAAGATCTTCTCCTCCCGGGACGAGCAGTCGTGGTTCCGTGAGACGGAGATCTACAACACCGTCCTCCTCCGGCACGACAACATCCTGG GCTTCATCGCCTCTGACATGACGTCGAGGAactccagcacccagctctggcTCATCACCCACTACCACGAGAACGGCTCGCTCTACGACTACCTGCAGAGGACGGCCCTGGACGTGGAGacctgcctggggctggcggCCTCCATCATCTGCGGCCTCGTCCACCTCCACGTGGAGATCTTCGGCACCCAGGGCAAGCCCGCCATCGCCCACCGCGACCTGAAGAGCAGGAACATCCTGGTGAAAAGCAACCGGCAGTGCTGCATCGCCGACCTGG GGCTGGCCGTCATGCACTCCCAAGGCAGCGACTACCTGGACATCGGCACCAACCCGCGGGTGGGCACCAAGCGCTACATGGCCCCCGAGGTGCTGAGCGAGCAGATCCGCACCGACTGCTTCGAGTCCTACAAGAAGACGGACATCTGGGCCTACGGGCTGGTGCTCTGGGAGATCACCCGGCGGACGGCGGTGAACG GCATCGTGGAGGAGTACCGGCCGCCCTTCTTCGACGTGGTGCCCAGCGACCCCAGCTTCGAGGACATGAAGAAGGTGGTGTGCGTCGACCAGCAGACCCCCGTGATCCCCAACCGCCTCTTCTCCGATTCG GTTTTGTCTGCCCTGGCTAAGGTGATGAAGGAGTGCTGGTACCAGAGCCCCTCGGCGCGGCTCACGGCCTTGAGGATCAAAAAGACGCTGAAGAAGCTGCACCACTCCCTGGACAAACCCAAGCAGGAGTGCTGA